GAACACCAGCCAAAGTTATCCACAACCAATCAAAATCATGAATTACGACAAATACCAATTTGTCCTCGACTGGGATGAACTCCCCGAGGACTTCAAAGAAGAAAAGATCACCGAGTACATCGAGAAAGGTGAAAAACGAGAATGCGAGGAATGCGGCGGAAGCGGCTCAACCTCGATACCGGCGAGCCAGGAAGCCGGCGAGATCAGAGACGAGGAAGCCCAGACATGCAACCACTGCGGCGGATCAGGCGAAACGGCTCCCGATC
The nucleotide sequence above comes from Parcubacteria group bacterium. Encoded proteins:
- a CDS encoding zinc finger-like domain-containing protein; its protein translation is MNYDKYQFVLDWDELPEDFKEEKITEYIEKGEKRECEECGGSGSTSIPASQEAGEIRDEEAQTCNHCGGSGETAPDPDDQNQRDEAEKEIEAHFPIYF